In one window of Pseudomonadales bacterium DNA:
- a CDS encoding TfoX/Sxy family protein: MDDLLCLTNIGRTSALWLQTVGINNAEQLAEIGAVEAYLRINQRGIKTSKVLLYALHGALLNKHWNDLTTDEKNQLCQQAGIKH, from the coding sequence ATGGATGACTTGTTATGCCTAACAAATATTGGGCGAACCTCTGCTTTATGGCTGCAAACTGTTGGCATTAACAATGCCGAGCAGCTAGCTGAAATCGGCGCCGTTGAGGCCTATCTACGGATAAACCAGCGCGGCATAAAAACCTCAAAAGTTCTACTTTATGCTTTACATGGTGCTTTGCTTAATAAACACTGGAACGACCTTACGACTGATGAAAAAAACCAACTTTGCCAACAGGCCGGCATTAAGCACTAA